Part of the Listeria innocua genome is shown below.
TCTTCATTAGCTTTTTCACCTTTCTAATCCGTGATCTTTACTTGAATAACTATAGCGTAAAAAAAGGAATAAATCTACAGTAAAAAGGCTTAATTCCTCTGTTTTGCGATAAAAAAATCGGCTAGCCCCAGAATTAGGGCCAGCCGCTTTGTGCTTTTCATTGTGCTAATTATTCAGCTTCTACTAGGTTGTACACTTTGATAGTGTCAGTGTTACCATTTTGTGCAGCATTTTGAAGTTGAGCTGCGTAGATTTTGAATTGGTTAGAAGAGTTAGTAGCACCAGAAACTGTGTCTACTGCAGCAACATCTTGTTTCTCTACTAGAGATTTATTAAGTGCTGGGATGTATTCTTTTGGACCAGTACCAGATTTAGCTTTCATGTTTTTCTCATAGTCAGCGTCGTCTGATTTAAGTTTACCGTCTTTGTCAACATAGTTGTAATCAGATTTAGTGATTTTGCCATCTTTAACGTCCATGCTGAATACTACACGGTAACCATGTGCGTAGTTTTGTTCTTCTAATTTATAAGTTCCATCTTCCATTTTAGCTAGGTTGTTGATGGAAATTGTAGTTGTATCAGCTTTTTGAGCTGCTTGAATTAATTGGTTTGCATAATTGATGAAAGCGTCAGAGGAATGAGTTGCTCCTGAAACTACTTCTACAGATGATGCAGATTGTCCTTTAACAAGGGAATCGCTTAATTGTTTCAAGTATTCTTGAGGACCAGTTCCTACTTTGTCTTTCATTGCTTTTTCGTAGTCTGCATCTTCAGATTTAAGTTTGCCGTCTTTGTTTTTGTAATCGTAGTTAGCTTTAGTGATTTTACCATCTTTAACTTCGATTGACATGAAACCTTTCCAGCCTTTGTCGTCGAAATTCTTTTCTTCTAATTTGTAAGTACCATCAGTCATAGTACCATCTGTTTTAGCTGTTTTCTTTGTTTCTGTTTGTTTTGTGTCTGTGCTCTTCTTATCTTTGCTGCTGTCGTCGTTACTACCGCAACCTACTAGTAATAAACTTGAAGCCATTACTACGGTAATACCCATTGCTACTTTTTTCAATTTCATATTTGCTCCCACCTTTTGTTTTATTAAAACCTTGTTTGTGATAACGTGAACACAAACGGATAGTCTGCGAAAGCGATATCACTTTTACAATACAAATGATACCATCAGCGTGCGCTTTTGTCTACTGTAATTCTAAAGACATAATTCATCTAATTTTCAAAATAATGACTATTGATACATAAAACTTGGGTAAAACCATCATTTTCTAGCAAAATAGCATACAAAAATGTCTAACAACCTAGATAAAACAAGGACTTTTAGCCTGCTCAAATATATAAATTTTGTATAAAGTCCTATTTTTCGGGTTTTAGATTAGAATTGTTCTTTACTATCTAGACATTAGTAGGAGGTTTCTGTTAAACTATGATAGGTTATAATAATACTGTGGGGAATTTTGGACTCATTTTATTTTTGTGAATAAACTTACAAGGAGTTGAGGAAGCATATGCCTGAAAAGAATATCGTTTTAATTGGGGCAGGATATGCAGGTGTACACGCTGCTAAGAAATTAGCTAAGAAATACAAGAAAGACAAAGACGTCAATATTACATTAATCGATCGTCATTCGTACCACACAATGATGACTGAACTTCATGAGGTTGCTGGTGGTCGTGTTGAACCAACTGCAATTCAATATGATTTACGTCGTTTGTTTAATAGAACAAAAGTTAATCTTGTAACTGACAACGTGACACATGTAGATCACGATAAGAAAGTTGTAACAACAGAACACGGAAGCTATCCGTTCGATTACCTAGTACTTGGTATGGGCGGCGAACCTAATGATTTCGGGACTCCTGGTGTTGGCGAAAACGGCTTTACACTTTGGTCTTGGGAAGATTCTGTTAAATTACGCAATCATATTGAAGAAACAGTAACTAAAGCATCTCGCGAACAAGACGTTGAAAAACGTAAAGCAATGTTAACATTCGTTGTTTGTGGATCTGGATTTACTGGTATCGAAATGGTTGGGGAACTTTTAGAATGGAAAGATCGTCTAGCTAAAGATAACAAAATTGACGCATCTGAAATTAAACTAGTTGTAGTAGAAGCTGCTCCAACAATCCTAAACATGCTTGAAAGAAGAGACGCTGACAAAGCAGAACGTTACATGGTTAAAAAAGGTATTGAAATCATGAAAAACGCTGCAATTGTTGAAGTTAAACCTGAAAGCATCGTTCTTAAATCTGGCGAAGAGCTTCCAACAAGTACATTAATTTGGACTGCTGGTGTTCGTGCTAACTCTGATACAAAAGATTATGGCATGGAATCTGCTCGTGCAGGACGTTTGAAAGTAAATCAATATATGGAAGCAGAAGGTCTTAAAGACGTGTATGTTGTTGGTGACCTTGCTTACTTTGAAGATGAAGATGGCAAGCCAACTCCACAAATCGTTGAAGGTGCTGAACAAACTGCATTAACTGCAGCGAAAAGCATCATCGTTGAAATGAGTGGTACTGGCGAAAAAGAACCATTCCAAGGTAAATATCATGGTGTCATGGTATCTATCGGGGCTAAATACGGTGTTGCTCACCTTGGTGGCATGCATCTATCTGGTTGGTTCGCTATTTTAATGAAACATATGGTTAACCTTTATTACTTCTTTGGTATTCGCAGTGGTTATTACATGTGGCAATATATTATGCACGAATTCTTCCACATTAAAGATCACCGTAACATCTTCCGTGGTTGGACTTCTCGTTACGGTAACGTACTTTGGGTTCTTCCTTTACGTGTATATCTAGGTTGGTTCTGGATTGACGAAGCTCTTTCTAAAATCTACGGTGAAACTACATGGGATAAAGTAAGTATTACTAATTTAAAACCTCTATTTAATGGTATTGGTTCTGATTCTTGGTTAACAGCAACTAGTTCAAAAATGCCTTTTGAATGGTTACAAACTGCTGCAACATCTGGCGCTAGTCAAGCTGCCGGTGATGCTGCTGGTGCCGCTGCGACAAACGTAACTACACCAATTCTTAGCCATATGCCTGGTTGGTTTGAATGGATTATGAAACTTCTTATGCCAAACCTTGACGTTGCTCTAGTAATGCAAAAAGTTGTACCTTTTGTTGAACTTGCAATTGGTCTTGCTATGGTAGTTGGTCTATTCACTTGGCTTGTAAGTATCGGAAGTGCTGGATTCCTAGTAATGTTCACTCTAAGCGCTATGCTTGGTTGGGACAAATTCTGGGCGTTACCAGCTTCTATCGCACTTCTAAATGGCGCTGGACGTACATTCGGTCTTGATTATTGGGCTGTTCCTTGGTTCCAAAAACATCTTGGTCACTGGTGGTACGGTAAGCCGAGGTCCGTTTACAGAGACAAGTAAATTAGCTAGTTAAAATTTTAAATTAAAAATCGGGAGTGCATCCAAAAGCCAGTTTTGGCATAGGAGGTGCTTCCGTTTTTATTATTTGTTTATTTTTATGAACTTTTTCCTATTATATTTAGGCGTTATCCTTTAAAATAGGATTTGTACATGACATTTGGAAAGGAGGCAATGCGGTGAAAAAGTACTTTTATATGGTGAAACGCTGGGATATTATAATTATTTTATCTCTTTGCATACTTTCCTTTTTGCCGATTGCTATTTTTTCATATGTAAAAGCGAATGAACCTGCTCCAGCTAATGGAAAAAAAGAGCTTGTTGCGGTTATTTCGGTTGATAGTAAGGAATATAAAACCGTTACGCTTACTGGGCATAAAGGGACTGAAAGCTTTGATGTGAAACAGCCAGATGGACATACTAACACGATTGAGGTTTCGGGGGAAGAAATTCGAATCAGTAAAGCTAATTGCAACGATCAGGTTTGCGTTCGAACTGGGGCAATTGATAAACAAGGTGATACAGTCGTTTGTCTTCCACATAAGTTAGTGATTGAAGTAAAAGCGAGTGACGGGAGTTCAGGTGATGCAGATGATCCAATTATCTCTTCCTGACCTTATCCTCTAATAGATAGGAAAGTGTTTTTATGACAAAAAACAGACGATTAGTATATATAGCGCTACTGGCTGCACAAGCTGTTGTTATTAGTTTACTTGAGAGAGCCATTCCATTTCCATTTGCGTTTGCTCCTGGAGCGAAACTCGGTCTTGCTAATATTATTACTTGTATTTCGCTCTATACGTTATCGGCAAAAGATACATTTATGATTATCTGCATTAGATTGGTGTTGTCCACTTTGCTTGGTGGGACTATTTCAACATTTATGTATAGTGCGGCGGGAGCTATCTTGAGTTTTCTTGGGATGTGGCTTGTACAACAACTTGGACCGAAACGCGTGAGCATCATTGGGGTTAGTGTTACCGGTGGGATTTTACATAACGTCGGACAACTCGTTATTGCAAGTTGGATTGCGGGGACTTGGTCGGTTATGCTTTATTTACCTGTATTATCTTTTATCGGTATTCTTTCTGGAATCGCGGTTGGGATTGCGGCAAACTACTTGCTGAAAAATGTCCAAACTTTGCGGATGTTCGCTGATGCTAAACAAAGTCAAGCTGCACAAAAATAATTTTAAAAAAAGGAGTTCAATATGCAACTTCATGCTATGTGGGATGATTATCCTGCACTTTCCAAAGATTTACAAGAAGTATTACAAACAATTGAAAGCAACATTCAAATTCGCGATAAACATGTAGAGAAAAACGTGAAAGATTTAATTCATGCTGGTGGAAAATTACTCCGCCCTGCTTTTGCGCTGTTATCTGCTCAAGCTGGACCTGAGTTTGATAAAGAACGCGCGGTTTCTATCGCAGCTGCTCTTGAAGTGCTCCATATGGCGACGTTGATTCATGATGATGTCGTTGATGATTCACCATTACGTCGCGGCATCCCTACTATCCATTCAAAATATGGTCGTAATTATGCCGTTTATACAGGGGATTATTTATTCTGTATTTGTTTTAAGATTCTTTCCGCACATGCTTCTTCCGTTGAAAATATCGAATTTAACAGTAAAAATATCGAAAAAATCTTAATGGGTGAACTGGATCAAATGCGCACAAGTTATAAAATGGATGTAACAGTTCGCGAATATTTATCGCGTATTTCTGGCAAAACAGCTCAACTATTTGCTCTTAGTTGTTACTCTGGTGCAACGGGCAGTAAAGCACCACGCATGACTGTAGCGAAATGTTATAATATCGGCCATTATCTTGGTATGGCTTTCCAAATTATTGATGACGTCTTGGATTATACAAGTACTGATGAAGGTCTTGGTAAACCTGTTTTAAATGATATGAAACAAGGTATTTATTCGCTACCGCTAATTTATGCAATGAAAGGTCACTTGGCTGAATTTGAGCCGCTTCTTTCTCAAAAACTAGATATGACTGATGATGCTTCTGAACAAGTTTTAGCACTTATTTCTAAATATAAGGGTGTCGAACAGGCATTCAAACTTGCAAGTAAATATACGAATAAAGCCCTTCGTGAAATTAAAAAACTACCAGCTGGCGCGTATCGTGATGATATGTACCGCTTAACGAAAAGCATATTAGATAGAGATATTTAATACATTTAGAACATTGCTCTTTGCTTACCGAGTTTTGTTCTAAATTTTACCTCAATTTGTGAAAATACAAACATGAAAGCGTGATTTAACGTGATTCGATTTTTTAAAATAGTGACACCTATTCTTTTATCTTTTTCCTTAGTTGCCTGTAGTTCTGCAAGTGAAGAAACGAAAAAAATTACTGCTCCGATTGAAAAAGACCGTGATTTATCAATAATTGAAACGACCGATGTTCATTATTTTGCGCCATCACTCACTGATGGCGGGCAGGCATTCCAAAAATATCTAGCCGCTGGTGATGGAAAGCAATTGGCATATAGCGATGAAATAACCAAGGCTTTCTTAGCAGATGTTGAGACTAAAAAGGCTGACGTTTTAATTATTAGCGGTGATTTGACTAATAATGGCGAAAAAACTAGCCATGAAGAATTAGCTAAAAAACTAGCGCAAGTAGAAAAAACAGGCACCCAAGTATTCGTTGTTCCCGGTAATCACGATATAAATAATCCATGGGCTCGAAAATTCGAGAAAGACAAACAACTACCGACCGATACTGTATCACCAGCAGATTTTAGCAAAATTTATAATCATTTTGGCTACGAAGATACTATTTCTGAAGATGATTTTTCGCTAAGCTATTTAGCAGCACCTTCACCCAAGGTTTGGCTTCTCATGCTTGATACAGCTATTTATAAAACCAATATGCAGCAAGGCTCCCCAACGACAGAAGGCGGTTTAACAGCTGGCACGTTAGATTGGATTAAAGAATGTAGCGCCTTAGCGAAAAAAAATGGCGTGACGCTTGTTCCAGTTATGCACCACAATTTAACTGATCATAATGATGTTATTCAAAAGGGTTACACAATCAATTACAATCAACAAGTAATCGATGCTCTGACAGCTGGCAATATGAATTTTTCTTTGAGTGGGCATATCCACACCCAAAACATTCGATCTGCCAAAAGTTCAGACGGCAAAGAAATTACTGATATTGTAACAAATGCTCTTTCCGTCTATCCACATAAATATGGGAACCTTACCTACAGCGCAAAAAACAAAACATTCACCTATCAATCTCAAAAATTAGACATAGAAGCTTGGGCAAAAGAAACTGGAACATCAGACAAAAATCTGCTTAACTTTGATGCATACGATTATGAGACTTTTTATAATAGTGGTTATGATAAAGCTATGATGGACTTAATGACGAGTGAATCTTATAAAAACTATAGTCAAACTGATAAAGAAAAAATGGCCGATACCATGGCTTTAAATAACATGGCTTTCTTTGCAGGCATCGCTCCACCTAAATCTGCTGGAATGGATTTATGGGATAGTGCTCCTAATTCATTTTTAAAAGATTATGTTTTAAGTAGTTCTGTTCCTCCAAAAGAAAGTAATGATTATTATGTTAGTCCTTAAAATAATAAAAAACCTGGAAGCATACTTATTCTGCTTCCAGGTTTTTTTATTAACTTGATGCCGCGGCCGCACTTGCTGCTGCGGCTGCACTCATTGCGGCTGCTTGTTCCATCGCAATTAAAATATGCACATTAACCATTAATCCTTCTAATTGTTCTTTGCTCATTTGACCCGATTGTTTTTCTGTATAAAGACTGATTGCCAGTGCTGTTACAAACTCGCGACCAAACCGCAGACCAGGTTGATTTTGCAAGTCATCAATTAAGTTCACCAAGCCAGAGTCAATTTTGCGACCATCCATCACAAATGCTAAAATTCCGATACTTGAGTAATGTAATGGCTTGATTTTCACACCTTTTTGACGTAATTCTTCTACCACATTATCTACTCTTCTAATAAATTTGCTGTCTTTTTCACCATATAAAAGTGTTCCTGTTGTAGCTAAAAACTGCAAGCTATCATTTTTTCGGAACCCTTTTGCGGCAAATTCTTGGAAATAGTATTCTGTGACTTCAGCTAATTTTTCTACATCCTTTTCTTTAAGATTAGCTAAGAAAACAGCTGTTGTTACGTCCTCACTTTTGGTTAAAAATGGGTGGTCTTTTTTGAAAAGTTGATGAATGGTTTTGGCTTTTTTTGCTGTTAGTGTTGGATTTTCTGATTCTAGTAATAGGTAAGCAGCGAAATAGGTGTATTCTGTGCGTTTAAAGCCGGCTTCGATGAGTGTGTTGTAATTGGAAATCACTTGACGAACACTATCCCGTTTCGCGTTATCACTTGCCATCAGTAAGCCAACAAGCGATGCGCGAACATTACCATTTAACGCTGTAAACATACCTAGTTGTCGTTTAAATTCTTTATTTATTTCATAGAATGTTTCTGGTTGAACGATTTCATTATTTCCCGCAAAAAGGCGAGCAATCAGAAATCGAATCCGCTTATCAATAAAACTAACGCCACTTGTTTTTACTAACTCGTAGTTCTTCATTAATAATTTCGTTGCTTGTTCGCTATCAAATACATATGCTGAATCCATCGGCCGCACTCCTTCTTGTTTTTGAATTAACATTCCTCTCTGTACAAACTCAAAATAAACTCTTCAAAATTATCAGCTAGCTTAAGTATTTTATAATCACCTTCTTGATCAATATGAACGACTGCGGGCTCGCCTGTTTTTCCGCAATTTCGGTAATCTAAGAAAACCATGTCATGTCCGGCTGATGGGCAATCAGCAATAGCTAAACCAACATCGGGATAACCCCACTCTTCTGTCCAAAAATTTGTGTTGTGCATACCATTCAATGTAGATACTCCACAGTCTCCTATTCCCATAATGCCAGTAATAGCTACACAATTCTCCGACCATGAACTTGGCTCTGTCGTAGGGACAGAACCCGTTGAAACTATGCCTCCATTTTGTGTATGACGCATTAAATAGATATAGGATTTAGGTAACTTATATCCTAGTTCTGCTTCGATTGCAGCCACTCTTTGAGGCGTAGGGTACACATCTTTATAGTCATTTTCAGAGTCAAACTTCAACCAAAGCTCTGCTAAACTATGCCCTTGGAAAAATGTCCCGACCTCACTAAAATATTCATCTAACTCGGCGAAAATTTGCTTAGCTTTTTCACGTTCGAAATCGACTGCTTCTAAATCTTGCATCTCTTCTAAAATCGACATGAGCTTTTGATAAATTTCTGGAAAACGTTCACCGCTTTGGTAGAGCACATCGCTAAGTAATACCGTTGCTGTAAATATATCTCTTTTATTTTCGGCTGTCACTTTTTGATTCCAACAAGTTTCAAGTAAATGAATCGCCTCTTTTGTTTTTCCTTTATCTAAATAATATAATGCTTTTCTTGTTGTAAGCATATTATTCCTCCACTAATCTTATTAACTTTATTATACTAAAAAAACCCTAGGGAAACAAAAACCCTAGGGACGCTATTTTTATAAATTCATTCCAAGTAGCGGAATTCGTTCATTGTATTTATCAACAAGTGCTTGGTTGTGCTCATCGGCATTTTCGACATTACCACTTATAAATACTGGTGGTGTGAAGTTATCATTCACCATTTTTTCAATCGCTTCGGCAAAAATGGACTGCAAGATGACAGCGCCAGTTACCGTGGAAGTCGGCGCGAATGCTATGTCAAAGTTAGCTGATTTTAATACTGCATCCCCTTTAACAGCGCCGTTATCAATTACAATGTCACCTGTATCGGATAAGCGTTTACCAGATGTGTGGCGTGATTTTTGGCTAGCTGAATATTGTAATGAAGTAATAACGATGACAAATGCGCCTTTTTCACGGGCAATTTCAGCAACATCTATTGGGACAGGATTGCGACCAGATGTGGATAATACAATCATCACATCACCCGAGCGAATATCTTCCTCTGCCATAAACGTTTTCGCATAATCATTTTTTCGCTCCAGTACGGATGACGCCGCAGCACCTTCGTGAAGCATAAGTGGTTCGTGTAAAATCGGATGAATCGCAGCAAGTCCACCAGCTCGGTAAAATACTTCCTCTGTTAAAATATGCGAGTGACCGCAGCCAAATAAATGGATCACACCGTCGTTTTCGATGGACTCGGCTACCTTCGCTCCTGCTTCTTTTACATAATCAGCTTCATTATCAAGAATATTTTCTAATAAGCGAATCGTAATATCGATATAGTTATTAATCATTTATTTCCCCTCCAAAGCTGCAAAAATTTTCTCGATTTCTTCTGGTTTAGTGCGACCTGTAGCTTTATCAATTGTTTTTCCAAAGATATGTGGCATGAAAAACGGAATGCCGGTCGTCTTGATGGCAGTTGTTATTTCAAGGATATTCTCGGCGCCAATCCCTCCTGCTGGCTCAATGCCGTATATCCCTTTTTCCGCTGCAACTTTTGTTAAATAAACAAGTTCGTCTAAATACTTTGTTCCTTCGATGCTCATAAATTTGATTGAAGGAATATTTGCGGATAGACAATAATCGACAGCTTCTTCAGCGGTAATTTCGTCGCCGGAAGATAGTTTGACAATCCCGACTTTTCCGGTTGGTCGAACGAGTGCATTGGTGTATGTTTCTGGAAGCAAGTCATTTGTTAATCCCGCTGTTTCGATTGGTTGGTTAATATGACTATTCGGTACGAGGCGCGCGATATGAAGAACATCCCGCCAATTGTGCCAGTCGCCGCCACCACCAAGACCAACACTGATGACCTCAGCTGTTGTTTGTAGTTCTTTCACCACATTTGCAGCTTCTTCTGGTGTTTCATAGTTTGTCGCCACGATTCCTGGTACTGCAAAACCGCGTGATGCTTCCATGACTTCCAAGCTATTTTCTTTATCTTTCGCTAAAAAATTAAATAGCGCAAAATTATTCCATTTCGGTAGATTTTCGAATTTTTTCTTGTTCAAGCTTTATCAACTCCACACATGTTTTTAACGTTTTTTCGATTAAGTATTCGCCTTTTTCTGCTGTTGCCAAAGTTGCTTCTCCTAAAACTGCTGTCTTGGTGAAGTTTTGCCACGGTGTTGGTGTGAAATCCGCATCAATTGGTAAAATTGGCGGGTCATCAATGGCACGACTCATATCCGCATTTTCCGGTGATAAGTAAAGCATGAGGGATGTTTCGATTTCACAAGCATGAATATAGGTATGATGGTTTGCTTGTCCTTCGCGCACGTCCATTGCAAGTTTTTGGATATTTGGGTAAAAAATGTGCAAGATAATCATATCCGGAAATTTGGCATATAGTTCGCGCGCTGCATCTTTTAGCGCCGCCATATTTCCAAGATGTCCGCTCACTGGGACAAACAGGCGAAATCCTTGTTTATATAGACTTTCACCGATTTCTACAACTACTTTCGTTACCGTTTCATTTGATAGCGTTAAACTTCCCGGGAAATCTTGCAAACTCCAAACTTGGCCATAGGGTAATACGGGAAGCACAAATCCATCTGTTTCCGCCGCTATTTTCACTGAATATTCTGACGCTAAAATATTGTCTGTCCCTAGCGGCAAATGAGGTCCGTGGGCTTCAACTGCTCCTATTGGCAAAAGGACTGGTTTTGTTTTCGTGATTTTTGCGCCAATATCAAAAGAATTTTCATCTGCATATAACACAGATTTCGCCTCCTATTTTTTAAAAGTAAAACATCTTGCCGGGTTATCCACGAAGAATTTTTTAACTAATTTTTCTCCGTCAAAGCCTTTTTCGTTAGCTTCGTCAATAAAGCGTGGCACCCATTTTTTGGCAATATATTCAAGTCCTGGTCCGTGGCCGTAATGTTTATAATAAGTTTTGCGCGCTGTATCACCACTGACTAAAATTTGATCTTCAAAGCCTTCCGAAACTAGATAAAGAATCGCTGCAATCCGAGCGCTTTCTGGTGCGTATTTGATTTTTGCGATGCCATCAAACGACATGAATGCACCTGTTTTGGCAACTTGTTTGTGATAATACGGATCTAGGTTGCGGTCCATATGCCCAATAGAGAGGTATTCTAACGGGATATTTTCTTGTTTTAAAATCTCAATTTGCTCTAAAGCCATCGTTCCCGCTTCTGTGTGAGAATGTATTGGTGCTTTTGTCTCGTGATGTGCTCTTGCAACCGCGCGTATCGTCTTTTCTTCTAAAGGTGTAATCATATTGTAGCCAGTTCCAAATTTCACCTGACCGGCCTTATACGGCGTTCCTTCAAGCCCATTTTCGACTTCATTTACAACGAATTCCGTTAGTTTGTCTATAGAAGTGTTTTCAATCCATTCATAATATGTTTCAAAATCGCCTATGATCGGCTTCAGTTCTGGTTTAATTTTTCCGTCCCATAAGAAACTTTTGTTAAAACCAGCTGTTCCAACGATTTGAATGCCTGTTTCTTTGGAAATTTGTGCCACATCTAAGACGCGTCTGCCATAATCAACCGCGGTTGCATCGACAATTGTTTTTCCGCCTAAATCCGCGAAATCTTGTACATCAAGTTGTGATTTTTCTTTATCATCCAAAAGTAAATCGTCGGCATCCCGCTCTTGCCAGTAAGCCGGTACACAAACGATGTGCTCGTGTGAATAAGTAAATCCTAGTTGTTCAGGGGCAATATCTCCATAAAAAGTACGAATAAAACTCATTTTCTAAAACTTCCTTTCAAAAAACCTCTTCCTCTTGAATGCTAGACAAGGAAGAGGTTTTGATTTTTACTTAAAAGAATAACTTCGCTAACATGCTGACAATTGGGCCGAGGATAAACATATCTGAGTCGGCTGCCCACATTGCTGTATCTGGCACAGTCGTATTAATAAAGAATGTAACCATGATATATTGACCCCAGGCGACAACTGTTGCCGTTAGGAATCCACCTATCAATGCTCCTCTCACACCACCAGTTGAGTTACCGAATACACCAGCAACTGCCCCGTGGAAGAAGAGAACGATCATTGTTGGCACAAACACGTAACCAACTGTATTTCCAAGTACTACTAACCAGATAATCGCTCCAATGAACGCACCCACGAAACCGATAATTACGGAGTTTGGCGCATATGGATAAACGATTGGCGCATCCAGTGCAGGTTTCGCACCTGGTACAAGTTTTGTTGCAATACCATTGAAGGCGGGTACGATTTCACCGATAAACATCCGCACACCTACAAGAACGATGGCGATACCAGCTGCAAACGTAAAGGACTGAACGAT
Proteins encoded:
- a CDS encoding creatininase family protein yields the protein MLYADENSFDIGAKITKTKPVLLPIGAVEAHGPHLPLGTDNILASEYSVKIAAETDGFVLPVLPYGQVWSLQDFPGSLTLSNETVTKVVVEIGESLYKQGFRLFVPVSGHLGNMAALKDAARELYAKFPDMIILHIFYPNIQKLAMDVREGQANHHTYIHACEIETSLMLYLSPENADMSRAIDDPPILPIDADFTPTPWQNFTKTAVLGEATLATAEKGEYLIEKTLKTCVELIKLEQEKIRKSTEME
- a CDS encoding SIS domain-containing protein, with protein sequence MINNYIDITIRLLENILDNEADYVKEAGAKVAESIENDGVIHLFGCGHSHILTEEVFYRAGGLAAIHPILHEPLMLHEGAAASSVLERKNDYAKTFMAEEDIRSGDVMIVLSTSGRNPVPIDVAEIAREKGAFVIVITSLQYSASQKSRHTSGKRLSDTGDIVIDNGAVKGDAVLKSANFDIAFAPTSTVTGAVILQSIFAEAIEKMVNDNFTPPVFISGNVENADEHNQALVDKYNERIPLLGMNL
- a CDS encoding phosphotriesterase family protein; this encodes MSFIRTFYGDIAPEQLGFTYSHEHIVCVPAYWQERDADDLLLDDKEKSQLDVQDFADLGGKTIVDATAVDYGRRVLDVAQISKETGIQIVGTAGFNKSFLWDGKIKPELKPIIGDFETYYEWIENTSIDKLTEFVVNEVENGLEGTPYKAGQVKFGTGYNMITPLEEKTIRAVARAHHETKAPIHSHTEAGTMALEQIEILKQENIPLEYLSIGHMDRNLDPYYHKQVAKTGAFMSFDGIAKIKYAPESARIAAILYLVSEGFEDQILVSGDTARKTYYKHYGHGPGLEYIAKKWVPRFIDEANEKGFDGEKLVKKFFVDNPARCFTFKK
- a CDS encoding KDGP aldolase produces the protein MNKKKFENLPKWNNFALFNFLAKDKENSLEVMEASRGFAVPGIVATNYETPEEAANVVKELQTTAEVISVGLGGGGDWHNWRDVLHIARLVPNSHINQPIETAGLTNDLLPETYTNALVRPTGKVGIVKLSSGDEITAEEAVDYCLSANIPSIKFMSIEGTKYLDELVYLTKVAAEKGIYGIEPAGGIGAENILEITTAIKTTGIPFFMPHIFGKTIDKATGRTKPEEIEKIFAALEGK